In Fusarium fujikuroi IMI 58289 draft genome, chromosome FFUJ_chr08, one genomic interval encodes:
- a CDS encoding probable het-c2 protein, translated as MSAVYPPGGTIVQSLKRTFADVPVDEANGNAVSTIEFLEASESLTTIFDAIGGVAFGPVKKDILGNVEKLRARHAAAPAESATVQDLVRNELKTGKHTATEGCLWLVRGLDFTKQGLEHNVQNPSVELSDSFRDAYGNTLKPHHSFMVKPIFSAAMSAVPYRKDFYAKLGDNPAKVQADLEAYLASFSKVVAILKEFINSKEAKW; from the exons atgtctgctGTCTATCCTCCCGGTGGTACCATCGTCCAGTCGCTCAAGCGAACCTTCGCCGACGTCCCTGTCGATGAGGCCAACGGCAATGCTGTCTCTACCATTGAGTTCCTTGAGGCTTCTGAGTCCCTGACCACCATCTTTG ATGCtattggtggtgttgctttCGGCCCCGTCAAGAAGGATATCCTTGGCAACGTCGAG AAGCTCCGTGCTCGCCACGCAGCTGCTCCCGCCGAGTCCGCTACTGTCCAGGACCTTGTCCGTAACGagctcaagactggcaagcaCACTGCCACCGAGGGCTGCCTCTGGCTCGTCCG TGGTCTTGACTTCACCAAGCAGGGCCTCGAGCACAACGTCCAAAACCCCTCCGTCGAGCTCTCCGACTCCTTCCGCGACGCATACGGCAACACTCTGAAGCCCCACCACAGCTTCATGGTCAAGCCCATCTTCAGCGCTGCCATGTCCGCTGTTCCCTACCGAAAGGACTTCTACGCCAAGCTTGGTGACAACCCTGCGAAGGTCCAGGCCGATCTCGAGGCTTATCTTGCTTCCTTCTCCAAGGTCGTTGCCATCCTCAAGGaattcatcaacagcaaggaGGCCAAGTGGTAA
- a CDS encoding related to triacylglycerol lipase, with the protein METEFTPSESRPTTPEPPGYVNPLESSSRWYLIARAQAIRSAASLGFSIANRTDPPAPSPTKDIWLDATLSKADLSRADRAKTKIKAEVWMPPRPALGARAAVINFHGGGWILGQGTDDARWAGAIMANLDAVVFTVNYRLAPSCPFPTPIEDCVDAVLQIKHRAAEFGIDPDRIILSGFSAGATNALASWLILNDPDRWGYKFPIEPPKIAGITLYYPLLDWTISRPEKRLTCSKPEFTLPKGLTDLIDASFIYPIIPREERCDPRLSPGLMPDELLKKLPPIHLVLCEYDMLLAEGLKFSNRLKAANKKFTLRIVEGERHAWDCPPPMSPKESVAIEYQEAVETMASWFGQKCETDTESMRSMRLKRPVLKRPKYLSFKTWSGR; encoded by the coding sequence ATGGAGACTGAATTCACCCCCTCTGAGTCACGGCCAACCACTCCGGAACCTCCGGGCTATGTGAATCCTCTCGAGTCCAGCTCTAGATGGTACCTGATCGCTCGTGCCCAAGCCATTCGTTCTGCTGCCAGTCTGGGCTTCAGTATCGCTAATCGTACGGATCCTCCTGCACCCTCACCAACCAAGGACATCTGGCTCGATGCTACCCTGTCCAAGGCTGATCTTAGCCGCGCCGACCGCGCCAAGAcgaagatcaaggccgaggTATGGATGCCGCCCCGTCCCGCGCTCGGTGCCCGGGCTGCCGTTATAAACTTCCACGGAGGCGGATGGATTCTCGGTCAAGGTACCGACGATGCCCGTTGGGCCGGTGCCATCATGGCTAATCTCGACGCCGTTGTCTTTACTGTCAACTATCGTCTGGCCCCATCGTGTCCCTTTCCAACACCAATCGAGGATTGTGTGGATGCAGTTCTTCAAATCAAGCATCGTGCTGCGGAATTCGGCATAGACCCTGATCGTATCATCCTGTCGGGGTTTTCCGCTGGGGCCACAAATGCCCTGGCAAGTTGGCTCATTCTTAATGACCCTGATCGATGGGGCTACAAGTTCCCTATAGAGCCTCCAAAGATTGCCGGTATCACTCTCTACTATCCGCTTCTGGACTGGACCATCTCGCGTCCGGAAAAACGGCTTACATGTTCAAAGCCGGAGTTTACCTTACCCAAGGGTCTAACAGATCTTATCGACGCTTCCTTCATCTACCCAATCATTCCTCGCGAGGAACGTTGTGATCCAAGACTATCCCCGGGGTTGATGCCTGATGAGTTGCTAAAGAAGCTTCCTCCTATTCACTTGGTCTTGTGCGAGTATGACATGCTCCTCGCCGAAGGTCTCAAGTTCTCGAATCGTCTCAAGGCTGCTAACAAGAAGTTCACATTGCGTATAGTCGAAGGAGAGAGACACGCATGGGATTGTCCACCACCGATGTCGCCCAAGGAGAGTGTTGCCATTGAGTATCAAGAAGCCGTGGAGACAATGGCCAGTTGGTTTGGGCAGAAGTGCGAGACCGACACTGAATCCATGCGATCAATGAGATTGAAACGGCCGGTTCTCAAGCGACCAAAGTACCTCTCCTTCAAAACCTGGTCCGGGAGGTAG
- a CDS encoding related to phospholipase D — translation MADHKKHESSGSMSSMLDKLKLSDGLHDAKVHLVHQKHKIGKLANLFNKNHRHDEEHEQRCDNKRTSIAEQNRFKSYFPMRAGNHVKWYVDGRDYFWAVSIALEQAKESIYIADWWLSPELFLRRPPYAAQEYRLDKLIKRKAEEGVQIYVCVYKEVEQALTCNSAHTKHALRRLCPKGSPGHGNIHVGRHPDHNVFENFGDMTWYWAHHEKFIVIDYEIAFVGGLDLCFGRWDNHQHPLSDIHPTNVQDEIWPGQDFNNNRVMDFQNVSSWQDNELSKADYGRMPWHDVAMCIQGPTVYDVAEHFILRWNFVKRDKYKRDERFDWLVLENRENEDEDLIGVQRPKHPVGEYVKHPYTPLSTKNLENRGTVNCQLVRSSADWSSGILTDHSIQNAYIEIISKAQHYVYIENQFFITATGDQQAPIKNTIGRAIVDAVVKAAKEGRKFRVIVLIPAIPGFAGDLREQAATGTRAIMDYQYKSICRGEHSIFGQCRAEDVDPEKYIFFFNLRSYDRLNKTPAIIKAEKETGISYQQVQRAEAEEIMGEGIHGSYDPEDSEGDEHMRGDKKQKDLDEDIKKTMEARKKFEAAMPKEEVHTTSSVAHHAMAGTGEGLKGESWFEGDPESEIKNWVQEELYIHGKLLLVDDRIAICGSSNLNDRSQLGDHDSELSVVMEDTRLIPSTMDGKPFEAGYHAATLRRYLWREHMGLLPPQPHDASQDINAMPPTVNPNNDIYDQDESYKFVEDPLSDELWEKWTSQADKNTELFRHLFHADPDDHIRTFDDYDRYLPPRGVKAGHIFDQFMPPEDAREKLSQIKGHLVWFPLRFLEDAEMAEWGLQVNSVTESIYT, via the exons ATGGCGGATCACAAGAAGCATGAGAGCTCTGGCTCAATGAGTTCAATGTtggacaagctcaagttAAGCGATGGCTTACACGATGCAAAAGTTCATCTCGTCCACCAAAA GCACAAAATTGGTAAATTGGCAAATCTG TTCAATAAAAACCACAGACACGACGAAGAACACGAGCAGCGATGTGACAACAAGCGAACTTCCATTGCCGAGCAGAACCGCTTCAAATCTTACTTCCCAATGCGCGCTGGCAACCATGTCAAGTGGTATGTAGATGGCCGAGATTACTTCTGGGCTGTGTCCATTGCTCTGGAGCAAGCCAAAGAATCCATCTATATCGCCGACTGGTGGCTGTCACCAGAGTTATTCCTCCGCCGACCCCCATACGCCGCGCAAGAGTATAGACTGGACAAATTGATCAAGAGaaaggcagaagaaggtgTCCAGATCTATGTTTGTGTCTATAAGGAAGTTGAGCAGGCCTTGACTTGCAACTCAGCTCATACCAAGCATGCGCTGAGGAG ACTTTGCCCCAAGGGCTCTCCTGGTCATGGAAATATTCATGTCGGTCGTCACCCCGATCACAATGTCTTTGAAAACTTTGG CGATATGACATGGTACTGGGCACATCACGAGAAGTTCATTGTCATCGACTACGAAATCGCATTCGTCGGAGGCCTAGATCTATGCTTCGGACGATGGGATAACCACCAGCACCCTCTGTCGGATATTCATCCCACCAACGTTCAGGATGAAATCTGGCCAGGACAAGACTTTAATAACAACAGGGTTATGGACTTCCAGAATGTGTCTTCCTGGCAAGATAACGAGTTAAGCAAAGCAGATTACGGTCGTATGCCGTGGCACGATGTCGCGATGTGTATCCAAG GCCCGACGGTGTATGATGTAGCCGAACACTTCATTCTTCGATGGAACTTCGTAAAGCGcgataaatataaaagagacgAGAGATTCGactggttggtgttggagaaTAGGgagaatgaagatgaggacCTAATTGGCGTACAACGACCGAAACACCCCGTTGGAGAATACGTCAAGCATCCGTATACTCCTCTAAGCACTAAAAACCTTGAAAATAGAGGCACAGTCAACTGCCAGCTCGTCCGATCAAGCGCCGACTGGAGTAGCGGTATCTTGACCGACCACTCCATTCAGAACGCGTATATTGAGATCATCTCCAAGGCTCAGCACTACGTCTACATCGAGAATCAGTTCTTTATCACTGCCACAGGCGATCAACAGGCTCCGATCAAGAACACTATTGGTCGCGCGATTGTCGATGCCGTTGTGAAGGCCGCAAAAGAGGGTCGCAAATTCCGCGTCATCGTGCTTATTCCTGCTATTCCTGGATTTGCTGGAGATCTCAGAGAGCAAGCTGCTACAGGCACGCGAGCTATTATGGATTACCAGTACAAGTCCATTTGCCGGGGTGAGCACTCTATCTTCGGACAATGCCGCGCTGAGGACGTAGACCCCGAGAAGtacattttcttcttcaacttgcgATCTTATGATCGTCTTAACAAGACTCCTGCtatcatcaaggctgagaaggagacTGGTATCAGCTACCAACAGGTGCAGCGtgcagaagctgaggagattATGGGTGAAGGCATTCACGGCTCATATGACCCTGAGGACAGTGAGGGCGATGAACACATGCGTGGCGATAAAAAGCAGAAGgaccttgatgaagatatcaagaAAACTATGGAAGCACGAAAGAAGTTTGAGGCTGCCATGCCGAAGGAAGAAGTTCACACAACTTCCTCTGTTGCGCACCATGCTATGGCTGGTACTGGCGAAGGCCTCAAGGGCGAGTCTTGGTTTGAGGGGGATCCCGAGTCAGAGATTAAGAACTGGGTCCAGGAGGAGCTTTACATCCATGgcaagctgctgctggtcGATGACAGAATTGCCATCTGCGGAAGCAGTAACCTCAACGATCGAAGTCAACTGGGTGACCACGACAGTGAGCTTAGTGTCGTCATGGAGGACACGCGTCTCATCCCTAGTACTATGGATGGAAAGCCCTTCGAAGCAGGTTATCATGCAGCAACCCTCCGTCGATACCTTTGGCGTGAGCACATGGGTCTCTTGCCCCCTCAGCCCCACGATGCTTCGCAGGATATCAACGCCATGCCTCCGACCGTCAACCCCAACAACGATATCTACGACCAAGATGAGAGCTACAAGTTTGTTGAAGATCCTCTCAGCGACGAACTCTGGGAGAAGTGGACAAGCCAGGCAGACAAGAACACCGAGTTATTCCGCCACTTATTCCACGCTGATCCAGATGACCATATCAGGACTTTCGACGATTATGATCGATACCTTCCTCCGCGCGGCGTCAAAGCTGGTCATATCTTTGATCAGTTCATGCCTCCCGAAGACGCCAGAGAGAAGCTGTCACAGATCAAGGGTCACTTGGTTTGGTTCCCCTTGCGCTtccttgaagatgctgagatggCGGAATGGGGATTGCAGGTCAATTCTGTGACCGAGTCTATTTACACGTAA